From a region of the Coffea eugenioides isolate CCC68of unplaced genomic scaffold, Ceug_1.0 ScVebR1_2689;HRSCAF=3763, whole genome shotgun sequence genome:
- the LOC113757066 gene encoding uncharacterized protein LOC113757066 produces the protein MIDILERLAERQGPEPLNQPGGQDRGEDKALERFLKFNLPQFTGEPDPEAVKNWLERITNIFTALDYTENRRVNFAAFQFEGVARAWWDLIRGKWERAQTSWTWENFTREFNEKFLPPLIQEKREDEFIKLRQGTSNVAEYEGKFTKLSKYAPELVTNERRRIRRFVQGLNVEIQE, from the coding sequence atgattGATATCTTAGAACGCTTAGCTGAAAGACAGGGTCCAGAACCCCTTAACCAGCCCGGGGGCCAGGATAGAGGAGAAGATAAGGCTTTGGAGAGGTTCCTGAAGTTTAACCTACCTCAGTTCACTGGAGAGCCCGACCCCGAGGCAGTTAAAAACTGGTTAGAGAGAATAACTAATATATTCACTGCTTTAGACTATACCGAAAATAGGCGAGTaaattttgctgctttccaatttgagggagtggcaCGTGCCTGGTGGGATTTGATAAGGGGGAAATGGGAAAGAGCGCAGACCTCCTGGACTTGGGAAAACTTCacgagggaatttaatgagaaatttctcccACCCTTGATTCAAGAAAAAAGGGAAGATGAATTTATAAAGTTGAGGCAAGGAACTTCTaatgtagctgagtatgaagggAAATTTACTAAGCTTTCTAAGTATGCTCCTGAATTGGTGACTAATGAACGAAGGAGGATAAGGCGCTTTGTACAaggacttaatgtggagattcaggag